The DNA segment AGCATAGGCAGTTTGAACAATATCTTCGCGTATAGAACGAAGCGAAGCCATGACTTCTCCTTGGCTTAAAGAGCCTAAACCTGATCCAATGTGTATTAAATAATAACCATGAATAAAAGGCTGGGTCACGGAGGCCATCCGGCTTTTCGGCTTTTTAGCCCCTCTAGCCATGACCCCGATTTTCCCCTTTTCTCTAGTCAAAAGTGTAACGATCTTGTGCGTTTCCCCATAATCTCTTGTTCGAATGACAATGCCTTCTACTTTTTCTAACAAAGCATTCACCTGCTCTTGTTATTGCCCGTCGTTTTCCTCAATCTGCCCCGTCCCAGCTGAAACATATCCCTGTTCTGATGATTCACCTTTCATTTCCAGTTCCTTCATTAGCAAATAGGTTTCTATGTTTCCTGTTTGTCTAAACACATTCCAAGACATATCGTGCACAAGAAACACCGCCTTTCATATTATCGTAAATAAAGAAATGTCATGACATACTTAGGTTGCTTCATATGAGAAAAACGATAAGGCTTAATTTTTTCCAAATCTAATATTCATCTTCGTTATAGCCGAAATCACTAAGCTGAACTTGACGGTTGCGCCAATCCTTTTGAACTTTAACCCAAAGCTCTAAATATACCCGGCTTCCTAACAACGCCTCTATATCTTTGCGGGCTCGTTGTCCAACTTCCTTCAGCATGCTTCCTTGCTTGCCAATAATAATCCCTTTTTGAGATTTACGCTCTACAATGATAGCCGCTTGAACATAGACGGCATTAGAATCTTTTCGAGGTTCTATACTCTCTATGACTACAGCAATCGAGTGGGGGATTTCTTCACGTGTTAAGTGCAGCACTTTTTCTCTAATAAACTCACTAATAACAAATCGTTCAGGGTGATCCGTAATTTGATCTTCAGGATAAAACTGTGGTCCCTCTGGAAGATGTCCTTTAATTACATGAAGCAAGTGATTAACATTGTTTCCTTCCAGTGCAGAAATCGGAATAATTTCTTCAAAATCAAACTTCTCTCGGTATTGATCAATGAGCGGAAGCAGTTGATCAGGATGAACACGATCTATTTTATTGATAACTAAAAAAACTGGCTTGTCCACTCGTTGTAGCCGCTCAATGATAAACTGATCACCACGGCCAAACCCCTCTTCAGCATTTATCATAAACATAATCGTATCCACTTCATTTAACGTACTTTCAGCAACATTGACCATATAATCCCCAAGCTTATGCTTCGGCTTATGGATACCAGGCGTGTCGATAAACACCATTTGTGCATCCTTCTCCGTCAGCACACCCTGTATTTTATTTCTTGTGGTTTGAGGTTTGTCACTCATAATCGCGATTTTCTCGCCTATAACATGGTTCATAAATGTTGATTTCCCCACATTTGGCCGTCCTATTATTGCAACGAAACCTGACTTGAATTGTTCTTCCATAACTGTTCCTCCATAAAAACATCATTCTTTTATTATAATAACAACATCTTCGGCAGAAAAATACACATACCGATCAAAATTGAAGCGATCGCCGCTATGAGTACAGCTGCTGCAGCCATATCCTTAATGATACGTGCTAGCGGATGTTGCTCTGGTGCTAAATAGTCGATAACTCTTTCAATACTCGAATTAATGACCTCAAGTGTCAGAACAAGAGCAATGATGGTTATCAAAATCGCCCACTCAATCCATGAGATTAGGAGCCACACTCCCATTAGACAGGCAAGACCAGCAATTAAGAGATGAATTCGAAAGTTTCTTTCCCTTAAAAAGACTTCTTTCAGCCCATTTATCGCAAACCGTAAGCCAATAAACTTCCTCTGTTTACGTCCTGCTGAGTCCATACTCATGTAAAATTTCCTCTTGCCTTGCGAACATTTTCTTTTCATCTTCTTCATCTAAATGATCATAGCCAAGCAGATGTAAAAATCCATGTAGAGCCAAAAATCCTAACTCTCTCTCTAGCGAATGTCCATAATCTACCGCCTGGTCTTTCGCCTTATCTACAGAGATAATTATATCACCGAGCATCGTAGGCAGTTCCTCATTTTGCACTTCGATTTCCCCTTCGCCTAATTCTTGCATAGCAAAGGAGATCACATCTGTAGGTTGATCCTTGTGCCTGTAATTCCTGTTTAACTCCTGAATATCATCATTGCCTACAAACGATATCGAAACCTCAGACTCATCCGGTACCTTCTCCTTCCCTGCTGCAAATTCAATCACTCTCTGAATAAGATCAATGTAAGCTTCGTCTATTGATTCAGTTTCATCTTGAAAATCAATCTCGATCATTTATTTAGTCTCCTTTACTAACGTTTAGATTCTTTCATTCACGTCTCCACTATACAAAGAATGGATGAGCCCATGAATACTTTTCGAAAGAAGTGAATAAAACAAATAATGTAGTTAAACATTTGGTCCCAAGTGACACCTACATCAGCCTTCACAATCTCCTTTCTAACAAACATAGCCTCCTGCTAATTAACAACACATTTACATAAGAAATAAGACCCGCTTGCCGGGTCTTAAGATGGGTCGTTCTCGTATGCATCAATAATTCTTTGGACGAGTGGGTGCCTTACCACATCTGTTTGATCCAAGTGAATAAACGCAGAACCCTTCACTTTACCAAGCTTCTGCTCAGCAACTTTAAGCCCTGATGTTACTCCTTTTGGAAGGTCCACTTGGGTAATATCACCTGTTATAATCATTTT comes from the Halobacillus shinanisalinarum genome and includes:
- a CDS encoding YqzL family protein, which translates into the protein MSWNVFRQTGNIETYLLMKELEMKGESSEQGYVSAGTGQIEENDGQ
- the era gene encoding GTPase Era codes for the protein MEEQFKSGFVAIIGRPNVGKSTFMNHVIGEKIAIMSDKPQTTRNKIQGVLTEKDAQMVFIDTPGIHKPKHKLGDYMVNVAESTLNEVDTIMFMINAEEGFGRGDQFIIERLQRVDKPVFLVINKIDRVHPDQLLPLIDQYREKFDFEEIIPISALEGNNVNHLLHVIKGHLPEGPQFYPEDQITDHPERFVISEFIREKVLHLTREEIPHSIAVVIESIEPRKDSNAVYVQAAIIVERKSQKGIIIGKQGSMLKEVGQRARKDIEALLGSRVYLELWVKVQKDWRNRQVQLSDFGYNEDEY
- a CDS encoding diacylglycerol kinase family protein; translation: MSMDSAGRKQRKFIGLRFAINGLKEVFLRERNFRIHLLIAGLACLMGVWLLISWIEWAILITIIALVLTLEVINSSIERVIDYLAPEQHPLARIIKDMAAAAVLIAAIASILIGMCIFLPKMLLL
- the ybeY gene encoding rRNA maturation RNase YbeY, with amino-acid sequence MIEIDFQDETESIDEAYIDLIQRVIEFAAGKEKVPDESEVSISFVGNDDIQELNRNYRHKDQPTDVISFAMQELGEGEIEVQNEELPTMLGDIIISVDKAKDQAVDYGHSLERELGFLALHGFLHLLGYDHLDEEDEKKMFARQEEILHEYGLSRT